GACTTCGCGCAACGGGCCGGCTTCACCGAGCAGATCGCGGCGACGCGCCTCAAGCAGTTGGTGGACGCCGGAGTGCTGGCCAAGCAGCCCTACAAGTCGCCGGGTCAGCGCACCCGCTACGAATACGTGCTGACCACGCGCGGTCGGCAGCTGTTCCCCGTGCTTGTCAGCCTTATCGAATTCGGCCTGCTCCTACAGGGTGACTCGAGGCGGCTCGACCTGGTACACGGCGAAGGCTGCGGCGCTCCACTCGTCGCCCACGTGCAGTGCGTCGAAGGCCACCACGTGGAACTCGGGCAGTCCGAAGCGCGGCTGCGTCCCAGACCCAAGCGCTGACCTCTACCGCAGCGGTAGCCTCGCCTGATGGATCGTCCGCGGCGCAGTCCGGCCTGGTTGAGCATCGACGTGGCGTGTGTGCTGGTGTTCTGCGCCCTGGGGCGGCGAAGCCATGACGAAGGTCTCAACGTCGCCGGCATCGCGACGACGGCCTGGCCGTTTCTGAGTGGGACCGCCGTCGGCTGGTTGGTGTCGCAGGCCTGGCGCCGCCCCACCACGGTTTATCCCACCGGCGTGGCGGTGTGGCTGTGCACGGTGGTGGTCGGGATGGTGCTGCGTAAGGTCACCTCGGCTGGCACCGCGGCCAGTTTCATCGTGGTCGCATCGACCGTCACCGCGGTGTTGCTGCTCGGCTGGCGCGCGATCGCGCGCCTCGGGCGTCGGCGCGCCGGGGTGGCTCAGCGGTGAAGCGGACCGACAACGACTCCTGGGGTCCGGCCACCAGCGTCGGAACGACCGCCACCCTGGTGGCCACCGCGCGAGCGTTGGCGCACCGGGCGGGGCTGATCAGCGATCCGTACGCCGAGCCGCTGGTCAACGCCGTCGGATTGGACTTCTTCACCAAGGTGGCCAGCGGAGAGCTGGCGCTCAGCGAGGTCGGCGGCAAAAGCGGATTGGCTTTGCTGACAGACCTTTTGGCGGTACGGACCCGCTTCTTCGACAACTTCGTCACCGACGCGTGCCGCGCCGGAATCCGCCAGGCCGTCATCCTCGCCTCGGGTTTGGACGCCCGTCCCTACCGGTTGTGGTGGCCGCCCGGCACCACCGTCTACGAGATCGATCAGCCCGAAGTCATCGACTTCAAGACCCGGACGCTGCGTGGCCTGGATGTGACGCCGGCGGCCCATCGGCGCGCGGTGGGGATCGATCTTCGGCGAGACTGGCCGGAAGCGCTGCGCCGGGTCGGTTTCGACTCGGGCCAGCCCACCGTCTGGATCGCCGAGGGCTTGTTCATCGGCTTTCTTCCCTCGGTCGTCCAGGACCGGCTGCTCGACAACGTCACCGCGCTGAGTGCGCCGGGCAGCCGTGCGGCGGCGGACTATTTCCCGGAGCGGCAGCCGCCTTTCCTCGACCAGGAACACGCGCTTGCGACCCGCTGGCGAGAGTTCGGATTCAGCGG
This genomic stretch from Mycobacterium paraterrae harbors:
- a CDS encoding winged helix-turn-helix transcriptional regulator translates to MTAAPDAMTLTGRLADGERTGYRQVCPIERALDTIGTRSAMVLLREAFWGTTRFEDFAQRAGFTEQIAATRLKQLVDAGVLAKQPYKSPGQRTRYEYVLTTRGRQLFPVLVSLIEFGLLLQGDSRRLDLVHGEGCGAPLVAHVQCVEGHHVELGQSEARLRPRPKR
- a CDS encoding DUF3054 domain-containing protein gives rise to the protein MDRPRRSPAWLSIDVACVLVFCALGRRSHDEGLNVAGIATTAWPFLSGTAVGWLVSQAWRRPTTVYPTGVAVWLCTVVVGMVLRKVTSAGTAASFIVVASTVTAVLLLGWRAIARLGRRRAGVAQR
- a CDS encoding SAM-dependent methyltransferase, whose product is MKRTDNDSWGPATSVGTTATLVATARALAHRAGLISDPYAEPLVNAVGLDFFTKVASGELALSEVGGKSGLALLTDLLAVRTRFFDNFVTDACRAGIRQAVILASGLDARPYRLWWPPGTTVYEIDQPEVIDFKTRTLRGLDVTPAAHRRAVGIDLRRDWPEALRRVGFDSGQPTVWIAEGLFIGFLPSVVQDRLLDNVTALSAPGSRAAADYFPERQPPFLDQEHALATRWREFGFSGDMAEFTYPDQHRDPAESLAALGWRTVVTEIHKLFTMTGLPGLRRQDLNGAPVAGRYVRAILA